The DNA region GGTGATGGACGAAATGCGGTACGGGGGGGAGGTCCTGTTCTCCTCCGGGCTTCGGGAAGAGTGCCTGGCCGCCCGGGAGGCCCGGCCCGGGATCCCCTGCGGGCTCGTGACCGGTCGCCCCTCGATGTCCGACATCGATTTTTGCCGGAGGCACTCCCTCTCGTCGATCCACCCCGATTACCGCAAGCTGACGGTGCTCCGCATCCGGCAGGTGCGGGAGGCGGGGTTGCCTCTTCTCCCGTACACCGTGGACGACGAGGACGATTTCTTCCGGCTCGTCGAGGGGGGGGCGGACGGCGTCTTCTCGAACCGGGCGGAGGAACTGCGCGCCGCATGGCGGGAGCGGTTTCGTGGGGGGGAATGAGCGCCCGGTCGACCTTGCGGTCATCGGGGGCGGGATCACGGGCGCCGCGGTGGCCCGGGACGCGTCCCTGCGCGGGCTCACCGTGGCTCTCTTCGAGAAGGGGGATTTCTCCTCCGGGACGACCTCGAAGACCTCCCGGCTGATCCACGGGGGCTTGCGGTACCTCGAGGGGTATCACTTCGGACTCGTGGTCGAATCCCTCCGGGAGAGGGACTGGCTCTTTTCCCGCCTTCCCCATCTATTGCGCCCCCTCCCGATCCTGATCCCGGTATACCGCGGCGGCCGGCGGGGGAGGGGAACCGTATGGCTCGGAATGCGGCTGTACGACCTTCTCGCGCGCAGGAAAGAGACCCCTCGGTACGGGACGCTTCCCGCAGGCGAGGTTGCGCGGCGGGTCCCGGGCATCCGGAAGGAGGGGCTGGCCGGGGGAGCCCTGTATTACGATTACCAGCTGATCGTCCCCGAGCGACTGGTGATCGAGAACCTGCTTTCCGCGGCCGGGAGCGGGGCACGGGTCCGCAACCATGCGGAGGTCGAGGGGGTCGGCCACGCGGAAGGGGTCTTCCGCCTCCGCCTGCGCGACCGGCTCTCCGGCGCCCGGGAGGAGGTGGCGGCCGCCGCCGTGGTCAACGCGACCGGGCCCTGGGCGGACCGCACGCGGCGGCTTTTCGGCCTGGACGGCGCGATCCTGTATCCCACCAAGGGAACGCACCTCGTTCTTCCCGGCGCCTCGCCGCACGCCCTTTTCACCTCCTCGCCGAAGGACGACCGGATGTTCTACATCCTTCCCTTTTCCGGAAGCCTCCTCGTCGGGACGACCGACACGGCGTTTTCGGGGGACCCGGACGCCGCGGAACCCACCGGCGAGGACGTCGCCTACCTTCGGGAAAGCGCGGAGGAGGTCTTCCCCGCTTCCTCTCCGTTCCGGTCCGCCCCGCTCTTCTCCTACGCGGGTGTCCGGCCCCTGCTGCGGGGGAGGGAGACGGAGGAATCCCGCGTCCCGAGAAAGCACGG from Candidatus Deferrimicrobiaceae bacterium includes:
- a CDS encoding glycerol-3-phosphate dehydrogenase/oxidase, whose amino-acid sequence is MGGNERPVDLAVIGGGITGAAVARDASLRGLTVALFEKGDFSSGTTSKTSRLIHGGLRYLEGYHFGLVVESLRERDWLFSRLPHLLRPLPILIPVYRGGRRGRGTVWLGMRLYDLLARRKETPRYGTLPAGEVARRVPGIRKEGLAGGALYYDYQLIVPERLVIENLLSAAGSGARVRNHAEVEGVGHAEGVFRLRLRDRLSGAREEVAAAAVVNATGPWADRTRRLFGLDGAILYPTKGTHLVLPGASPHALFTSSPKDDRMFYILPFSGSLLVGTTDTAFSGDPDAAEPTGEDVAYLRESAEEVFPASSPFRSAPLFSYAGVRPLLRGRETEESRVPRKHGVFREGPGGRFLTVAGGKMTTFRKMAEDAVDAACAALGRRVPCPSRQVPFPGEIGGGKEGAEAFTRALAGMYGAPADLCAHLVSLYGRRAARVLEIAKETPAGRRTLSPHSPDIAAQAVLAAREEWARTPEDAILRRMHLGITRNRGKEAVPEVERILA
- a CDS encoding glycerophosphodiester phosphodiesterase, which gives rise to MRNLSRGTFPPIVIAHRGASRRALENSLEAFSLSLADRADMIEFDVRLSADGEPVVIHDARTGRTARENLAVARWDAARLKKVRLRNGEPLPFLADVLDRIRAAVPVNIEAKTTGGIHAALRVMDEMRYGGEVLFSSGLREECLAAREARPGIPCGLVTGRPSMSDIDFCRRHSLSSIHPDYRKLTVLRIRQVREAGLPLLPYTVDDEDDFFRLVEGGADGVFSNRAEELRAAWRERFRGGE